The following nucleotide sequence is from Salvia miltiorrhiza cultivar Shanhuang (shh) unplaced genomic scaffold, IMPLAD_Smil_shh original_scaffold_220:::fragment_1, whole genome shotgun sequence.
taaactCTCGATGCAGCAGGCATCCACtccaacaatataagttaaactGTAATGTATCATGAACTAGATCAAACTTGATCTACAATGaacaaacaaaacaataaaagattAGCAGCTGTTGTTACTTACTTTTTCCCATGCAAAGGCAAAAATGGAGTAGTTTGTTGGCCAGCTATTCCCTGGTCCCCGAAAAGTAGCCTTCCAGAATCATCTTCGTTAAAACATAGAGAAAAGGAGTTTCTAATATATCCAGCTTTTGCAAGAAAGCTTGCAACAGAAATTTCTCCAAGTCCAAGACCCAAGAGACCATCAGGAGCAACTCCACTCAGGTACCCACCAGTTTGTTTACTACCGCATCTAAAATAGAAGAACATACAAGCATCAATAAAAGAAGGGGCAAAATGTTTCTTTATGGTAGTTCTAGGGCACACTAAAGTATGAGCAAAGTAAAACGCACCCAATAACCACTGGAGCCTTCACAGATTTGTTAGATACATCTGAATGGCCTGGCAGGAGATGAAGAATATCTTCAACCAGAAATCCAGAAGTTGAGGTATCATCTGAATAGTAGTTGATGGTATAAGGACATTGTTGCCTAGGGTTCGGACAGTTTGTACCCAGTTCGCATAACTGATGGCTGCAAGAAATTGTTTTGCTAGTGCTAGAGCCAGAAGGATTGTACTCATTAAGATCTTTATCCTGCATAATAAATGCCCGAAAAACAAGAGGGCACCTGCCAATCAATCATTTGAAATAAGTGATAAACATATGACTAAGCAGCACAAACTTCGCAGCTCTTTGCTTCTGATACGAGTTCATACAAAACAAACTGAAAGtccccacccccctcccccacacCAAAAGAAGGAAGTGTACGAAATGCAGTTTGTTTCCATGACTTGTAACGTACTTAGTTCATCCTACAACTCATAAACAAAAAAGTTCAGCCAATATAAACAACCAAGTTCAAACATCTATCTAAATGAAAAGGTAACGTTCTGCCTACGATAAACGTGAAACTTAACATTTAacgatatttttttttcttatttactCCCTTAAATTAGATATGGCAGCTAATAAAAGCTTCCGTTATAAATAGTCCCATGATTCCACAAGTTCCACCATATAATGCATTCTAGTATGTGCTTCTCCATGAATAGGAGGTGGGAAAAGAGTATAGAGAATACTTGAAGTTATTGATAGAAACTCTTTTATCGGGAATCTAATTATAGAAATGCAAATGTTGATCCCCATCAGCAGTATTCTAATGCTTCGATTATGCAAGTTGTCGCTAATGGAATAGATCACCCACCCCTTGAAATTCTTTTTGCAAATCAGTATTCCGATGGTAGCAAAAGTGATAAGTGTTGGGACTCTTGGTAATTAAATCCAATTTGTAAAAAGGTTAATTTAAAGATACCAGATAAGAAAATTCCAACAAACAAACCTCCCTGAACCCCAACCCCCATAGGCATATGAAAGAAATGCCCAACTGACAGAGGGAGGCACATGGAGAAAGGCATTTGATTCCAAACATAAGAAAGGCAGAAAAAGACAACTATTATTTGCCACCATCAAAGTTCTACCACTAGAAAGTCTAAGGCCAAGATAATTGACCAGATTTCTTGCATTCAAATGCTTAAGCATCATGAAACTGCTATTGTGAGTCTATATACGGACTGCAGATTTTTTGCTTTCTCTCATATAAAAAAAGTTATCACTAAGGAAGGAAGTAAATTAGAACCAACTTGGGTGCTCATGGACCATTGAAAGAGAATGTATTACATACCAGGCTGCTATAGTAACTGGATGATAAAGGTGCACATTGAACACAATCACAGGGAACCCAAAATAGATCACTTCCAGCATCCAATGCCACAAGAAAAGACACTTTTGGTGTACCTATGTCAATCCACATATAGTGTAACCTGTTTGAGATCATGCAAGTAAAATGAGTGTGATAAGAAAGCagttccccccccccccccccacaacCCCAACCCAATTGCCATACTTCAGACAAATAAGCTTGATAATTTAATATTGCCATACATCTAGTAACCAAAACAAGTATGGCATACTCTAGCTTATGGTTAGCCACATAAAATGTGAGACAAGAAAAGAGTTTGTTTACAAGCTTCCCACTCCCCACCCGCCCGAAAATGTAGCGTCTATTGTTCTCCTCATCACAAGTAAATTTAAGTACAGTGGGAAAATAATCTTTTTtaggaaagaaaaaaaggacttttttttttttctgttggcCATTGTATCTGAGATAATTAAAAGGAAAGCAATACTAGTATCAATTGCATTGTCCAAGTTATTTCCCCATAGAGTAAGCTCTTAGGCATACTGCCTAGAGTCCAACAGATGCAATCCCCAAATATTAGCAACGATCTGTATTGCAGCCTATAGAAATTAAGATTTCTTAAAATGGCATATTTGATCAACTTTAATAAAACTGTAGGAATTCTCTAAATGCTAAAAGGCTCCTATTCTAGATTTGGCAACAGAACAGCATAAATATTCAGCTTTCCAGATAATTTCCGGTTACCTTCAAAAATTTAATTACACTGTTTATGAAAAAAACGAGTCACTCCCACAATTTTCGGGTTTTCCTAATAAATAGGCTGCATACCTTAGATCAGACACGTGAAACTAGAAGTACTCCGAAGACCATATATAACTATTCATCAATCACATAAATGTTCACTGTAATTTAATCTCCTTCACTTGTTCCAGAACAAGTTCCCAATTCCCATCACATAAAATGCGTGTAGCGAAAGTCAAATTAGCAAAAGAACTCAACGCTGAATACAAACACATAGATACAagctgaagagagagagagagttgcgACCATCCGAAGTCATTTCCGAGAGGCAATGTGGCGCTACCCTCAGAAGGGTAGAGAAATTGAAACTGAGGATTCAGCTTAAGCGTCTGGCGCTGGACGTCGCTGCTCAGCAGGCGCCGGTAATACTCCAAGCTCCGGCGCTGCGGCCAAAAACCATCACCACCGCCGCTCACACCAGCTCCATTCCTCAAAACCCTGGCATCCCGGTGAGCCTTGGCTTCATCCGAAAATCTATGCACCAGTCTCGCAGAATACACGATTGGCGCCCCTAATCCACCCTTAACACACAAAACAAGTAGCAAACCCAGCAGAGGTAACCGGATCTCCATGAATAGAAGGAGATCAAAGAGAGGAGAACTTGATTATCCACAGCGGAAGAaggtatatatgtgtgtgtattttaCGAAAACAAATGTGTACTGTAGTTGTAGTTGTAGTTGGTAGAAGAAGAGTAAATGCctgagcgagagagagaagtaATGGTAGGagaagtgaggagagagagagaatggggcTAACTTGCGCCGGGggagggggaagagagagaaagtgcgGTGAGTAGCTAATGAGGAGTGAGGAAGAAGATGCACAGCAGAGATCAGGGGATTGAGCATAGTGCGCGGCGTGGCGCATTTTAATACGCACCCGAAAAGGAAAGTATGAAAGTTactcttgtttttgtttgtttcctTCTCTTCTTAGACGCTCCATATTCAAAAATAGTGGCTTTGGCAACTAAAAATCATGATTTAATtcgaaattataattttaacatCAATTTTAAAAGTGGTAATATACAATACTACACAACTCTCTCAACTTATATTCACATTATACCCACTTTTTTCAAACAATTCACCCCATATCCATTTCAATATTTAACTATTTCTTTTGGTACTTTCATATTCCTTCACCATTTTCTATATCTGACTTCGGAACATGTGCACTGACAAAGTGAAGTTACTTTTGAccgaatattaattaatttcatcaTACATTAATAATTTGATTTGCATTTGTAGAACTATGCGcactttattaatttaaa
It contains:
- the LOC131003554 gene encoding aspartic proteinase-like protein 1 isoform X2; the encoded protein is MVHQKCLFLWHWMLEVIYFGFPVIVFNVHLYHPVTIAAWCPLVFRAFIMQDKDLNEYNPSGSSTSKTISCSHQLCELGTNCPNPRQQCPYTINYYSDDTSTSGFLVEDILHLLPGHSDVSNKSVKAPVVIGCGSKQTGGYLSGVAPDGLLGLGLGEISVASFLAKAGYIRNSFSLCFNEDDSGRLLFGDQGIAGQQTTPFLPLHGKNLTYIVGVDACCIESLCLDNTDFQMLVDSGSSFSYLPAQIFEKVANEFDRQVNASKSSFEGYPWQYCYKSSSNGVPKLPSFTLKFATSKSFVVKNPVFVIYGTQGAVGFCFAVQPMDGDIGTIGQNFMTGYQIVYDRENFKMGWSQSNCKDLDGRAPPNPSGNNSSSNSLPTTEQQSAPNSRAVAPAVAGRTPSKSSATCLSCLAKLFSLMLIAHFS
- the LOC131003554 gene encoding aspartic proteinase-like protein 1 isoform X4; the encoded protein is MLEVIYFGFPVIVFNVHLYHPVTIAAWCPLVFRAFIMQDKDLNEYNPSGSSTSKTISCSHQLCELGTNCPNPRQQCPYTINYYSDDTSTSGFLVEDILHLLPGHSDVSNKSVKAPVVIGCGSKQTGGYLSGVAPDGLLGLGLGEISVASFLAKAGYIRNSFSLCFNEDDSGRLLFGDQGIAGQQTTPFLPLHGKNLTYIVGVDACCIESLCLDNTDFQMLVDSGSSFSYLPAQIFEKVANEFDRQVNASKSSFEGYPWQYCYKSSSNGVPKLPSFTLKFATSKSFVVKNPVFVIYGTQGAVGFCFAVQPMDGDIGTIGQNFMTGYQIVYDRENFKMGWSQSNCKDLDGRAPPNPSGNNSSSNSLPTTEQQSAPNSRAVAPAVAGRTPSKSSATCLSCLAKLFSLMLIAHFS
- the LOC131003554 gene encoding aspartic proteinase-like protein 1 isoform X3 — translated: MTSDGTPKVSFLVALDAGSDLFWVPCDCVQCAPLSSSYYSSLDKDLNEYNPSGSSTSKTISCSHQLCELGTNCPNPRQQCPYTINYYSDDTSTSGFLVEDILHLLPGHSDVSNKSVKAPVVIGCGSKQTGGYLSGVAPDGLLGLGLGEISVASFLAKAGYIRNSFSLCFNEDDSGRLLFGDQGIAGQQTTPFLPLHGKNLTYIVGVDACCIESLCLDNTDFQMLVDSGSSFSYLPAQIFEKVANEFDRQVNASKSSFEGYPWQYCYKSSSNGVPKLPSFTLKFATSKSFVVKNPVFVIYGTQGAVGFCFAVQPMDGDIGTIGQNFMTGYQIVYDRENFKMGWSQSNCKDLDGRAPPNPSGNNSSSNSLPTTEQQSAPNSRAVAPAVAGRTPSKSSATCLSCLAKLFSLMLIAHFS
- the LOC131003554 gene encoding aspartic proteinase-like protein 1 isoform X1 yields the protein MEIRLPLLGLLLVLCVKGGLGAPIVYSARLVHRFSDEAKAHRDARVLRNGAGVSGGGDGFWPQRRSLEYYRRLLSSDVQRQTLKLNPQFQFLYPSEGSATLPLGNDFGWLHYMWIDIGTPKVSFLVALDAGSDLFWVPCDCVQCAPLSSSYYSSLDKDLNEYNPSGSSTSKTISCSHQLCELGTNCPNPRQQCPYTINYYSDDTSTSGFLVEDILHLLPGHSDVSNKSVKAPVVIGCGSKQTGGYLSGVAPDGLLGLGLGEISVASFLAKAGYIRNSFSLCFNEDDSGRLLFGDQGIAGQQTTPFLPLHGKNLTYIVGVDACCIESLCLDNTDFQMLVDSGSSFSYLPAQIFEKVANEFDRQVNASKSSFEGYPWQYCYKSSSNGVPKLPSFTLKFATSKSFVVKNPVFVIYGTQGAVGFCFAVQPMDGDIGTIGQNFMTGYQIVYDRENFKMGWSQSNCKDLDGRAPPNPSGNNSSSNSLPTTEQQSAPNSRAVAPAVAGRTPSKSSATCLSCLAKLFSLMLIAHFS